Proteins found in one Eriocheir sinensis breed Jianghai 21 chromosome 14, ASM2467909v1, whole genome shotgun sequence genomic segment:
- the LOC126998401 gene encoding putative lipoyltransferase 2, mitochondrial, which translates to MGGKVVYVQKLGRMAFQPAWELQKRVAAQVMDNVRSNREPGHSLLLLEHDPVYTTGLREGGYTPEVEAKLRQAGADFYRTNRGGLITFHGPGQLTAYPILHLRSFSPGIKWYVCALERTVIRTLRMVGISAHTSPHTGVWVGDNKICALGLQGRHVTTHGLSLNCNTDLRWFDNIVPCGIPDKGVTSVTQELGREVTVQEMEPIFLKAFSEIFECIYKSSAR; encoded by the exons ATGGGGGGCAAGGTAGTTTATGTCCAAAAGCTGGGACGCATGGCATTCCAGCCAGCATGGGAGCTCCAGAAGAGGGTGGCAGCACAGGTGATGGATAATGTTCGGAGCAACAGGGAACCCGGACACAGCCTGTTGCTGTTGGAACATGACCCAG TGTACACAACAGGTCTTCGTGAAGGTGGTTACACGCCAGAAGTAGAGGCAAAACTGCGACAGGCTGGGGCGGACTTTTACCGTACTAATCGTGGTGGGCTCATTACCTTCCATGGGCCGGGCCAGCTGACGGCATACCCAATACTCCACCTCAGGTCCTTCAGTCCTGGCATCAAATG GTATGTGTGTGCTTTGGAGCGCACAGTGATACGCACACTGAGGATGGTGGGGATCAGCGCACACACCTCTCCTCATACTGGTGTATGGGTGGGAGACAACAAAATATGTGCATTAG GTCTGCAAGGTCGCCATGTCACCACCCATGGGCTCAGCCTCAACTGCAACACAGACCTCCGGTGGTTTGATAACATTGTCCCGTGTGGCATCCCCGACAAAGGAGTAACAAGTGTCACTCAAGAACTTGGGAGGGAGGTGACTGTACAAGAAATGGAGCCAATCTTCCTTAAAGCATTTTCAGAAATTTTTGAATGCATTTACAAAAGCTCAGCTAGATGA
- the LOC126998400 gene encoding AP-3 complex subunit mu-1-like, protein MIHSLFIINSSGDVFMEKHWKSVIPRSICDYFFDAQRKASNSEDIPPVITTPHHYLLSILRSNLFFVAVCMTEVPPLFVIEFLHRVVDTFEDYFGECTESIIKEHYVVVYELLDEMLDNGFPLATESNILKELIKPPNILRTIANTVTGKSNVSATLPTGQLSNVPWRRSGVKYTNNEAYFDVTEEVDAIIDKAGGTVAAEIQGYIDCCVKLSGMPDLTLTFINPQLFDDVSFHPCVRLKRWESERVLSFIPPDGNSRLLSYHIGPQSVVAIPVYIRHNISFRDVGGGRLDITVGPKQTMGRVVEGVVLEVPMPKCVLNCNLSVTQGKYTFDPVSKLLHWNVGRIDPAKLPNIRGNISVQSGSPPPESNPTINVQFTVTQLALSGLKVNRLDIYGEKYKPFKGVKYVTKAGRFQVRT, encoded by the exons ATGATTCACAGCCTCTTCATCATCAACTCCTCGGG AGATGTGTTCATGGAGAAGCACTGGAAGAGTGTTATCCCTCGCTCCATCTGTGACTACTTCTTTGATGCCCAGAGGAAGGCCTCCAACAGTGAGGACATCCCCCCAGTCATCACCACaccccaccactacctcctcagCATCCTGCGCAGCAACCTCTTCTTTGTGGCTGTCTGCATGACTGAAG TGCCGCCATTATTTGTCATTGAGTTTCTGCACCGAGTGGTGGACACATTTGAAGACTACTTTGGGGAATGCACCGAGTCCATCATCAAAGAACACTATGTGGTGGTGTACGAG CTGCTGGATGAGATGCTGGACAATGGCTTCCCACTGGCCACTGAGAGTAACATTCTGAAGGAGCTCATCAAGCCGCCCAACATCCTGCGCACCATCGCCAACACTGTTACGGGCAAGTCAAA TGTGAGTGCCACCCTGCCCACAGGCCAGCTGAGCAATGTGCCGTGGCGACGGTCAGGGGTCAAATACACCAACAATGAGGCATACTTTGATGTCACTGAAGAGGTGGATGCCATAATCGACAAGGCTGGTGGCACTGTAGCTGCAGAGATTCAGGGTTAT aTTGATTGTTGTGTGAAGCTATCTGGGATGCCAGACCTCACCCTCACCTTCATCAACCCTCAGTTGTTTGATGACGTCTCTTTCCACCCCTGCGTCAGACTCAAGCGCTGGGAG TCCGAGAGGGTGTTGTCATTCATTCCTCCTGATGGAAACTCTCGCCTTCTTTCCTACCACATTGGGCCTCAGTCAGTGGTGGCCATCCCTGTTTACATCCGCCACAACATATCCTTTAGAGATGTGGGCGGTGGCAGGCTGGACATCACTGTGGGTCCCAAGCAGACGATGGGCAGAGTG GTGGAGGGTGTTGTGCTGGAGGTTCCCATGCCCAAGTGTGTTCTGAACTGTAACTTGAGTGTGACCCAAGGGAAGTACACCTTCGACCCAGTATCCAAGTTGCTACACTGGAACGTTGGGCGCATCGACCCTGCAAAGCTGCCCAACATTCGAGGCAAT ATCAGTGTACAAAGTGGATCTCCTCCCCCAGAAAGCAATCCAACAATAAAT GTCCAGTTCACTGTTACTCAGTTGGCTCTCTCAGGCCTCAAAGTCAACCGCCTGGACATATATGGTGAGAAATACAAGCCATTTAAAGGTGTCAAGTATGTCACCAAGGCTGGCCGCTTCCAAGTGCGCACCTGA